The following is a genomic window from Polaribacter atrinae.
ATAATCGTTTTTAAAAACGAACTGACTTTATAAGTCTCATTTGATTTTTATTGATATTTAAAGAATCCATTTTTTTTCACCTAAAAATTGTTGCTTGAATGACAAAAACAGGTTTTAGAAAAGTGTCGACTTATAGATAGTTGTACACTTTTTTAAATATTGGCTTTTATCATTCTATCATTTCCAATAAAATCTTTCTTTAGTTCGATATTTTTAAAACCTTGTTCTTGTAGCATTTCTATAGTTTCTTTTCCTAAGTATTGATTGATTTCAAAAAATAACAATCCGTTTTTAGTTAGGTGTTGTTTTGCTAAAGAAGCAATTTTTTTATAGAAAATTAGTGGGTTATTGTCATCAACAAACAGCGCTAAATGAGGTTCGTTTTGCAAAACATTATTATTTATTTCTACCTTTTCTAATTCTCTTACGTAAGGCGGATTAGAAACAATAATATCATATTGCAGTGGTAATTTTTCTGCTTTTAAAATGTCTATTTCTAAAAAAGAAACAGCAACGTTATTTAAAAGCGCATTTTGTTGTGCTACTTTTAAGGCTTCCGTAGAAACATCAATTGCAGAAACGGTTAGGTTCTTTAAATTTTTGGCTAGAGAAATAGGGATACAGCCAGTTCCTGTACCGATATCAAGAATTTTTAAGTTATTGTCTTGGTTCATAGTTCTTAATTTTGGTGTTTCGTTTACAATCCATTCTACCAATTCTTCTGTTTCTGGTCTTGGTATTAATGTATTTTTATCAACCAAAAAAGGGAGACTATAAAATTCAGTTTCACCTAAAATATATTGAACAGGCTCTTCTTTTTGAAGTCTTTTTATAATGCTTTTTAATTCTGATAAAATTTCATCAGTAATTAAAAAATTGGGTTTCATTACCGTATCAATTCTTTGTAAGTTTAGTTTTGCTTCTATCAACAAAAAAAAGAAAGAATCTATTTCTGTCTTTGGATAAGTAGCTGATAGTTCATTATTAAAAAAAATACGGAAATTCTGAAGTGTCATAGATAGGTTATAATAAAGGGCTTAAAAATCTGGCCAAACGTTCAAGTGTTTTTTGCTTGTTAGATCTATTTAAGAAGTCTTCTAGTTTTATTTTATTTGCTAATTTTTTTCTTTCGTTAAATTCTTTAGAAATATCTAAAGTAATTTGTTGATCAAAAATTAAGGCATTTAACTCGTAATTATGTTCAAAACTTCTACAATCAAAATTAGTAGAACCTATAGAGGTAATTTCATCATCTATAAAGATCACCTTACTGTGCGAGAAATCTTCTCTTAGATAAATATCTACTCCGGCTTTTAGTAAGCCTTCAAAATAAGAGTACATGCTATAGGTAGCAATATTAGAGTCTGTAACTTTAGGTAATAATAAAGTTACTTTTACACCGCTTAAAGCAGCAATTTTAAAGGCTTCTAAAATAGCATAAGTAGGTATAAAATAAGGATTTAAAACACAAATACTTTTTTCAGCTAAATTAATAAGGCTTAAATATTGTTGCATTACAACCGGTTGTTTGTAATCTGGTCCGCTAGAAACAATTTGTATTTTAGTGCTTCCGGTTGTATTAGAAACGGTGTTGTATTTTTCTTTTTGACTTAAATCGATATCCGTTGCGTAGTAATAATCTTTTAAAAAAGTATCGTGTAAGTTAGCTACTGCACAGCCAGATATTTGCACATGTGCATCTTGCCAAATACCTAAACTAGTGTCTTCTGTAAT
Proteins encoded in this region:
- the prmC gene encoding peptide chain release factor N(5)-glutamine methyltransferase, which produces MTLQNFRIFFNNELSATYPKTEIDSFFFLLIEAKLNLQRIDTVMKPNFLITDEILSELKSIIKRLQKEEPVQYILGETEFYSLPFLVDKNTLIPRPETEELVEWIVNETPKLRTMNQDNNLKILDIGTGTGCIPISLAKNLKNLTVSAIDVSTEALKVAQQNALLNNVAVSFLEIDILKAEKLPLQYDIIVSNPPYVRELEKVEINNNVLQNEPHLALFVDDNNPLIFYKKIASLAKQHLTKNGLLFFEINQYLGKETIEMLQEQGFKNIELKKDFIGNDRMIKANI
- the cls gene encoding cardiolipin synthase, with amino-acid sequence MIYTILISIHLLLFSWAFYNILYFGVKPSKSLSWILITFLFPFLGVFIFILFGINRRKIKYFELKETKKRKKYIQENLKNANNKNAAVLKSNKASKISNLVFNNTNLPLQLNNDVVVLKNGKETFEALYKAIKNATSFIHLQYYIIENGEILNNIITLLEQKRKENVEVRILYDSFGSFQLNKKTKQHLTAIGVEIYPETPFKLGSFIFSLNYRNHRKIAIIDNEIGFTGGVNISDEYITEDTSLGIWQDAHVQISGCAVANLHDTFLKDYYYATDIDLSQKEKYNTVSNTTGSTKIQIVSSGPDYKQPVVMQQYLSLINLAEKSICVLNPYFIPTYAILEAFKIAALSGVKVTLLLPKVTDSNIATYSMYSYFEGLLKAGVDIYLREDFSHSKVIFIDDEITSIGSTNFDCRSFEHNYELNALIFDQQITLDISKEFNERKKLANKIKLEDFLNRSNKQKTLERLARFLSPLL